In one window of Macrotis lagotis isolate mMagLag1 chromosome 5, bilby.v1.9.chrom.fasta, whole genome shotgun sequence DNA:
- the LOC141490084 gene encoding olfactory receptor 5V1-like: MKDIKERGNQTIVTEFLFLGFSNHSELQGLFFLIFLILYLLTILGNLLILTAIRINAVLHTPMYYFLSNLSFLDICYTSTTVPIMLVNFFREKKTISYEGCLSQVFFLVTFAGTESVLLAAMAYDRFIAICYPLRYPILMSNRVYAYLAAGTWLCGLVNSLTHTGLTAALTLCGPNQISHFLCDIPLLLKLSCSDTSVIEVALYVSSAIIGLSPCLFTAVSYMLIISAILKIQSTQGRQKAFSTCASHLTVVVIYYGNANLNYNHPSSGYSLDVDILITVLYCIVTPMLNPIIYSLRNKEVKVALKKLCEGYILLSYSSA; encoded by the coding sequence ATGAAGGACATTAAAGAAAGGGGAAACCAAACCATTGTCACTGAATTCCTCTTCCTGGGGTTTTCCAACCATTCAGAACTGCAAGGATTGTTCTTCctgatatttttgattttgtacCTGCTAACTATTCTGGGTAACCTTCTCATATTAACAGCAATCAGAATCAATGCTGTTCTTCATACTCCCATGTACTATTTCCTCAGCAACTTGTCCTTCCTGGACATCTGCTACACCTCCACCACTGTCCCCATCATGCTAGTGAACTTTTTCAGAGAGAAGAAGACCATTAGTTATGAAGGCTGCCTGTCCCAGGTCTTCTTCCTTGTTACTTTTGCAGGCACTGAGTCTGTTCTGTTGGCTGCTATGGCTTATGACAGATTTATAGCTATTTGCTATCCATTACGCTACCCAATTCTTATGAGCAATAGAGTCTATGCCTACTTAGCAGCAGGGACATGGTTGTGTGGATTAGTGAATTCTCTGACCCACACAGGGCTGACAGCAGCTCTCACTTTATGTGGTCCTAAccagatcagtcattttctcTGTGATATCCCCCTCCTTCTGAAGCTCTCTTGCTCAGATACTTCAGTCATTGAGGTTGCTCTCTATGTGTCCAGTGCCATCATCGGTTTGAGCCCCTGCCTCTTCACTGCTGTTTCCTATATGCTCATCATCTCTGCCATCTTGAAAATCCAGTCTACTCAAGGGCGGCAAAAAGCCTTCTCCACCTGTGCCTCTCATCTCACTGTAGTGGTCATCTACTATGGAAATGCCAATCTCAACTATAATCATCCCAGTTCAGGCTACTCCCTAGATGTAGACATTCTGATCACAGTTCTTTACTGTATTGTTACCCCCATGTTAAATCCTATCATCTACAGCCTGAGAAACAAGGAAGTCAAGGTTGCCTTGAAGAAGCTATGCGAAGGATACATTTTACTTAGTTATTCCAGCGCTTAA